The following proteins are encoded in a genomic region of Actinomycetota bacterium:
- a CDS encoding ABC transporter ATP-binding protein, with the protein MAVVTTPAIVVAGLVKRYGATTAVDGLDLSVRTGETFALLGPNGAGKTTTIECCEGYRRPDAGVVQVLGLDPVRDATRLRPRVGLMLQEGGVYPTARPLEVLQLFAAFYDRPREPAALLTQVGLDDASGTRFRDLSGGQKQRLSLALALVGDPEVVFLDEPTAGLDPAARRQTWQHIRELKARGVTIVLTTHLLDEAEELADRVAIIDRGRLIALGTPDELTHGDAPAEIRFTARRGLDVAAIGAAVGAAVEEERPGRYLIRVVATPKVVAQLATWLLDHDEPLGELQAGKRSLEEVFLRLTAEEEAGRSSTGTGRR; encoded by the coding sequence ATCGCTGTCGTGACGACCCCTGCCATCGTGGTCGCCGGTCTCGTGAAGCGCTACGGCGCCACGACCGCCGTCGACGGGCTGGACCTGTCGGTCCGGACGGGTGAAACGTTCGCCTTGCTCGGGCCCAACGGGGCGGGGAAGACCACGACCATCGAGTGCTGCGAGGGCTACCGGCGGCCCGACGCCGGCGTGGTGCAGGTGCTCGGGCTCGACCCGGTCCGCGACGCGACGCGGCTGCGACCCCGGGTGGGGCTGATGCTCCAGGAGGGCGGCGTCTACCCGACCGCGCGGCCGCTGGAGGTCCTCCAGCTGTTCGCGGCGTTCTACGACCGGCCGCGCGAACCCGCGGCGCTGCTGACGCAGGTCGGGCTCGACGACGCGAGCGGGACCCGCTTCCGCGACCTCTCGGGGGGCCAGAAGCAGCGGCTGTCTCTGGCGCTCGCGCTCGTGGGCGATCCGGAGGTGGTGTTCCTCGACGAGCCCACCGCCGGGCTCGATCCGGCCGCCCGTCGCCAGACGTGGCAGCACATCCGTGAGCTCAAGGCGCGAGGCGTCACGATCGTCCTGACGACCCACCTGCTGGACGAGGCCGAGGAGCTGGCCGATCGGGTCGCGATCATCGACCGGGGTCGGTTGATCGCGCTCGGGACACCGGACGAGCTCACCCACGGTGACGCCCCAGCCGAGATCCGGTTCACGGCCCGTCGCGGTCTCGACGTCGCCGCGATCGGCGCGGCGGTCGGAGCCGCCGTCGAGGAGGAGCGCCCCGGCCGCTACCTGATCCGCGTCGTCGCCACACCGAAGGTCGTCGCGCAGCTCGCGACGTGGCTGCTCGATCACGACGAACCGCTCGGCGAGCTGCAGGCCGGCAAGCGCAGTCTCGAGGAGGTGTTCCTGCGTCTCACCGCCGAGGAGGAGGCGGGGCGATCGAGCACCGGGACGGGGCGACGTTGA
- a CDS encoding ABC transporter permease has translation MELALLLRSGESLLVTLGIPLGLLVFFSRVDVLPTGDLEPVDFLVPGVLAISVMSTGLVALAIQTAFERKYLVLKRLGGTPLPRWGLVAGKALSALAVLAVQTLLIVAIAVAGLGWSASVGAVAWITLALVVGTFTFSAIGLLIAGTLRAEATLAVANTLYLALLLVSGLAFESETLPRPLEVVGLALPSGALGIALRDAVDGVLAVTPLLTVVAWGVAAALAAGRWFRWEP, from the coding sequence ATGGAGCTCGCGCTGCTGCTGCGGTCGGGCGAGAGCCTGCTCGTGACGCTGGGGATCCCGCTCGGTCTGCTCGTGTTCTTCTCCCGCGTCGACGTGCTGCCGACGGGCGATCTCGAGCCGGTCGACTTCCTGGTCCCGGGCGTCCTGGCCATCTCGGTCATGTCCACCGGGTTGGTCGCCCTCGCCATACAGACCGCGTTCGAGCGCAAGTACCTCGTCCTCAAGCGGCTCGGTGGGACCCCCCTTCCACGGTGGGGCCTCGTCGCCGGCAAGGCACTGTCCGCGCTCGCCGTGCTGGCCGTCCAGACACTGCTCATCGTCGCGATCGCGGTCGCCGGCCTCGGATGGTCGGCGTCGGTCGGCGCCGTCGCCTGGATCACGCTCGCGCTGGTCGTCGGCACGTTCACCTTCAGCGCCATCGGTCTGCTGATCGCCGGCACCTTGCGTGCCGAGGCCACGCTCGCGGTCGCGAATACGCTCTACCTCGCTCTGCTGCTGGTCAGCGGCCTCGCGTTCGAGTCCGAGACCCTGCCGCGCCCGCTGGAGGTGGTGGGACTGGCACTGCCGTCCGGGGCGCTGGGCATCGCCCTGCGCGACGCGGTCGATGGCGTCCTGGCGGTCACCCCCCTGCTCACCGTCGTCGCCTGGGGCGTCGCCGCGGCGCTCGCGGCGGGGCGCTGGTTCCGGTGGGAGCCGTAG
- the coxB gene encoding cytochrome c oxidase subunit II → MGDPRTWRCRARWLLPLAAVAALSACSGEQTALDPQGPFAERPDDLFRVVFWIAVGVFVLVQGLIIVAVLKFRDRGDDETLPVQTHGNTKLEILWTVIPALILAGIAVPTVQSIFELSEEPDGAVTIEVFGHRWWWEYQYPEAGVETANEMVIPVGRPVRLVMTAEEADQPDVGVIHSFWVPALAGKQDVIPGRITTLNIQADTEGRYLGQCAEYCGLSHANMRLRVIAVPPDEFDQWLEEQAADAPRPDEGTLEAEGEQLFFGGACVGCHAVRGVEVDGTRATGNVGPDLTHFATREEFAGAIFEVNEDNLAEWLEDPPAMKPMTPDERPSLGMPDLGLKPDEIRALVAYLLSLT, encoded by the coding sequence TTGGGCGACCCACGCACGTGGCGGTGCCGTGCCCGGTGGCTGCTCCCACTCGCCGCGGTCGCCGCCCTCAGCGCCTGCTCCGGCGAGCAGACGGCACTCGACCCGCAGGGACCGTTCGCGGAGCGCCCCGACGACCTGTTCCGAGTGGTCTTCTGGATCGCCGTCGGGGTTTTCGTGCTCGTCCAGGGCCTGATCATCGTCGCGGTCCTGAAGTTCCGCGACCGCGGGGATGACGAGACGCTGCCGGTGCAGACCCACGGCAACACCAAGCTCGAGATCCTGTGGACCGTCATCCCGGCGCTCATCCTGGCGGGCATCGCCGTCCCGACCGTCCAGTCCATCTTCGAGCTGTCCGAGGAGCCCGATGGAGCCGTGACCATCGAGGTGTTCGGCCACCGCTGGTGGTGGGAGTACCAGTACCCCGAGGCCGGCGTCGAGACCGCGAACGAGATGGTCATCCCCGTCGGCCGCCCGGTGCGCCTGGTCATGACGGCCGAGGAAGCCGACCAGCCCGATGTCGGCGTGATCCACAGCTTCTGGGTCCCCGCCCTCGCGGGGAAGCAGGACGTGATCCCCGGCCGCATCACGACCCTCAACATCCAGGCCGACACCGAGGGCCGCTACCTGGGCCAGTGCGCCGAGTACTGTGGTCTCAGCCACGCCAACATGCGCCTGCGCGTGATCGCGGTGCCGCCCGACGAGTTCGACCAGTGGCTCGAGGAGCAGGCCGCGGACGCGCCACGGCCCGACGAGGGAACGCTCGAAGCGGAGGGAGAGCAGCTCTTCTTCGGTGGGGCGTGCGTGGGCTGCCACGCCGTGCGGGGCGTCGAGGTGGACGGCACCCGTGCCACGGGCAACGTCGGGCCCGACCTGACCCACTTCGCGACCCGCGAGGAGTTCGCCGGCGCCATCTTCGAGGTCAACGAGGACAACCTCGCCGAGTGGCTCGAGGACCCGCCGGCGATGAAGCCCATGACCCCGGACGAGCGGCCCTCGCTCGGCATGCCCGACCTGGGGCTGAAGCCCGACGAGATCCGTGCCCTGGTCGCCTACCTGCTCAGCCTGACGTAG